The Pseudomonas protegens genome contains the following window.
GGTTCACCTGTCCGACATCTCCTGGAACGAAGTGGGCGAAGAAGCCGTACGCCGCTTCAAGAAGGGCGACGAGCTGGACACCGTTATCCTGTCTGTTGACCCAGAGCGTGAGCGTATCTCCCTGGGCATCAAGCAACTGGAAAGCGATCCGTTCTCCGAGTACGTACAAGAGAACGACAAAGGCGCAATCGTTAAGGGTGTTGTAAAAGAAGTTGACGCCAAAGGCGCCATCATTACCCTGGCCAACGATATCGAAGCTACTCTGAAAGCCTCCGAAATCAGCCGTGACCGCATCGAAGATGCACGTAACGTTCTGAAAGAAGGCGAAGAAGTTGAAGCCAAGATCATCAGCGTTGACCGTAAGAGCCGTGTAATCCAGCTCTCGATCAAGTCGAAAGACGTTGAAGATGAGAAAGAAGCTATCCAGAGCCTGCGCGACAAGCCAGCTGCTTCGGATATCGCTGCTGGTCCTACCACTCTGGGCGACCTGCTGCGTGCACAGATGGAAAAACAGAACTAAGTTCTGTTTGACCATAAAAAGGGCGACTTCGGTCGCCCTTTTTTGTGCGTGAAGTTTGAGGTGAAAAGAGTGGGAAACCAATGTTGGCAATTGGGTGTCTCTTTCTTAGTGGCTGACTCCTTTAGGTTTAAGGCTTTTAGTCTATTGGTGTGTTGTCCGGGTAGCACTGGCTGCCCTAAGGAAGAGCATGATCAGGCTAAGTATTGTTGTTTTTTTTCTTCTCCTGGCTGGGTGTGTGACTAATATAAAGACCCATGCAGTTCGTGGGGGCAGCGGTATAGAGATTGACTGTTCAGGATTTTTGGGGGGGGGCTGGGACAAGTGTTACGAGCGTGCTGAGCTTGAGTGTAGGGCTCGTGGATACCAGGTCATCACCAAGTCCAGCGACGCCAGGGATGAGGAGGGGGATTACCCCTTTGGTTGGAATCCGGCGGGTTATCTGACTCGAACGATGTTGGTCGTGTGTCGATAGGGAGAGTTGGTATTTTGGTTGCTACTTCTTTTGCAGGGTCCTGAGTTTGTATCTGCGTTGCGCATGGGCTGTTCAAAACCTTCAGGGCGTGCTAAAACCTTTTGAGCACTGACCTAGCTGCTTGAAAAAGAAGGGAAAAATATGACGAAGTCGGAGTTGATCGAACGAATTGTCACCCATCAAGGGCTGCTGTCATCTAAGGATGTCGAGTTGGCCATCAAGACGATGCTTGAGCAAATGTCGCAGTGTTTGGCTACAGGTGATCGGATTGAAATTAGGGGGTTTGGTAGTTTTTCGCTTCACTATCGGGCTCCTCGGGTAGGTCGGAATCCAAAAACGGGTCAATCAGTTAGCTTGGATGGAAAATTTGTTCCACATTTCAAGCCTGGTAAAGAGCTTAGAGATCGGGTGAATGAGGATGAGGAGTGATTTAAGAGCTATATGAGTTTTTGCTTTATAAGGTGCTTTTATTACTTTGAGTCTCGCAGATGTAAAGAGTGTTTTGTGAATAGGATCAAGGTAGTGTGCTTGTTGTTCGGTATATGGCTTTGATTTTTTAGAGATTATGCTTGTTTTTTTGATTTTTTTGATCTGTATTTAGGCTTTGTATGGTCTCCATCTATTTTGGTGGGCGATGTCTGTAGTGAGTTATCAGTAAGTTTTATTTTTTCAGGTTCTAGTATTGTGTGAAGGGTGTGGATTGTCATGTCCTTGTAAGCGCATAATGAAGTTTTCAAGTGTTTCAGATTTTACTCTGTAGCGCCGTGTTGAGTAAGGTATGTTAGATCATGAGTAGAATCCTTTTGACGGGCGCTTCCGGTTTTGTAGGACGGGCTGTCCTTGAGCGGTTGTCTAGTGTTTCAGCTCATCAATTAACCGTTGCAATACGTAAGCCATTGCAGGGCTTGGCAGTTACTACGAATGCTGCTCAGATCAGCCAGATTGATGGTGCTACGGATTGGACTCGGATTCTGCCTGATTGTGATGTTGTCATACATGCGGCAGCCCGTGTTCATGTAATGCAAGAGTTATCTGTTGATCCTCTTGCTACGTTTCGAAAGGTGAATGTGGAAGGAACACTAAATTTGGCGCGACAAGCAGCCCAGAGAGGAGTGCGTCGTTTTATATTTATCAGTTCCATCAAAGTCAATGGTGAGGAGACGTCACTCGATGTCCCCTATACTGCCGATTCAGAGCTACTCCCGCTTGACCCTTATGGTATTTCGAAGATGGAGGCGGAAAAAGGACTTGTAACTATTGCCTCGCAAACGGGGATGGAGGTAGTGATCATCCGTCCACCGCTTGTGTATGGCCCCGGAGTTAAGGCGAATTTTTTGACTATGATGCAGTGGTTGTATAAAGGAGTTCCCTTGCCCTTTGGCTCTATACACAATCGACGAAGTTTAGTTGCATTGGATAATTTGGTAGATCTGATTATAACTTGTATTAATCATCCTAAGGCCGCAAATCAAGTTTTTTTGGTCAGTGATGGAGATGATTTATCAACTACTGCACTGATGAGGAAAATGGGGGATGCACTGGGTAAGCCTGCTCGCTTATTGCCGGTGTCGAGCGGTGTTTTGACGTTTTTTGCTGATCTGCTAGGGAAGGCATCACTTTCTCAGCGATTATGTGGTTCGCTTCAAGTTGATATTACAAAAAATCGTGAATTGTTGGGGTGGACTCCGCCTGTAAATGTAGATTCAGCGCTTATTCTTACGGCTAAATATTTCCTTGAGGGGAGATCTTGATTTTTTATTTCTGCTTGGTGTGTTGAGAGCTGAATGTATCTAAGAGGAACAATGTTGGTTATCGTTTTCATTCGGTTTAGGATGTGAGTTTTACATGGTGATTTGGTGGTTGATGTTAGCGGTACTTGGTATTTCGCTTTTTTTGACATGGGGTTTGCGGCGCTATGCATTAACTCGCAGCTTGATGGATATTCCCAATCATCGTAGTTCCCATTCTGTTCCTACTCCAAGAGGAGGAGGGGTAGCAATTGTCTTGAGTTTTCTTGTGGCAGCCCCTTTCCTGTCATTTTTTTCTGATTTGTCTTGGTCATTTATCTGGACTCTATGGGGCGCAGGTGGGCTCATAGCTGTGGTCGGTTTTTTGGATGATCATGGGCACATAGCTGCACGTTGGCGGCTAGTTGCGCATTTCTCTGCCGCTATTTGGGCAATGTTCTGGATGCGTGGTTTGCCACCTGTTCAGTTATTGGGAGTCGATTTCGATCTGTCTTGGTTTGGCCATCTTTTAGCTGTTTTCTATCTGGTCTGGATGCTTAATTTATATAATTTCATGGATGGTATTGATGGAATAGCCAGTGTTCAGGCAGTAACTGCATGCCTTGGCGCATGTCTTATCTATTGGCTGGCCGGCGATACATCTTTGATCTGGTCACCGCTATTATTGGCTATGGCCGTTTTGGGATTTTTGTATTGGAATTTTCCTCCTGCGCGTATCTTCATGGGGGATGCGGGTAGTGGTTTTCTTGGTCTAGTTCTAGGTATTTTGTCAATACAGGCTGCTTGGGTTTCGTCGCGCTTCCTCTGGGTGTGGGTGATTCTTCTCGGCGTATTCATCGTTGATGCGACCTTTACACTGATGCGTAGATTATTACGTGGAGATAAAGTTTATGAGGCGCATCGTAGTCATGCTTATCAGTTCGCGTCGCGTCAGTTTGGCAGGCATTTACCTGTGACCTTAGCGGTCATGGCAATCAATATTTTTTGGTTGTTGCCGATAGCCATTTGCGTGGGGCTCTTCGATCTGGATGGTTTTATGGGTACGGTGTTGGCTTACGCGCCGCTGGTTTTCCTTGCTGCTAGGTTTAATGCTGGCGGACTAGAAAGACCCGCCTGACAGTGGTCAATATAATGGGCTGCCAAAGAGAGCTCCCCATTAGTGCTAAAACTTATATCGAGGAAAGGGGCTGGGGCTCGAAGAAGCAATTATGGATAAAATACGAACACGTCTCTTGAGGCTCCCGCGCCGACAAAAACGAGTCCTGCAAGTGATCACCGATATCTTTTTGGTATGGGTGGCATTGTGGATGGCGTTCGTCGTGAGGCTGGGTTTTGATGATCTCAGTAACCCTTTTGTTGTGCATTTCTGGCTTTTTGCAAGCGCACCTGTCGTTGCTATTCCTTTTTTCATAAAGTTTGGAATGTACCGTGCGGTCATGCGTTACTTCGGGAACGATGCCCTTATTGCAATAGTCAAGGCGGTAACCTTGTCTGCCTTGGTTCTTGCTCTGGTTGTTTATCTGTATAGCAATCATCAAACCGTAGTGCCACGCTCAATCGTATTCAACTATTGGTGGTTGAGTATGATTATGATTGGTGGCCTCAGACTGGTTATGCGTCAGTACTTTCTCGGAGATTGGTTCACGGCTGCTCAGCACGTACCGTTCACCAATCGTGATGATGGTTTGCCCAAAGTGGCTATCTATGGCGCAGGCGCTGCAGGTAATCAGTTAGTTGCAGCGTTACGATTAGGGCGTCTAATGCGCCCAGTCGCGTTTATCGATGATGATAGTAGTATTGCTGACAGAATGATTGCTGGGTTGCAGGTATATAAACCCAAGCATTTACAGCAAATGATCGACGATACCGGAGCAGAAGAGATACTTCTGGCCATTCCTTCATCAACCCGTAGTCGTCGTAGAGAAATCCTTGGTTTCCTTGAGGGCTTCCCTCTTCATGTCCGTAGTGTTCCTGGTTTCATGGATCTTGCCAGTGGTCGAGTGAAGGTAGATGACATACAAGAAGTAGACATTGCCGACTTGCTCGGTCGAGACTCTGTTCCCGCTCAAAGGGATTTGCTAGCGCATTGCATCCAGGGACAAGCCGTCCTTGTGACAGGTGCCGGCGGATCTATTGGTTCTGAGTTGTGTCGCCAGATTCTGAGCCTGAACCCTACTACCTTAATATTGTTCGAACATAGCGAGTTCAATCTTTACAGTATCTTGTCCGAGCTTGAACAGAGGCGAACGCGTGAGGCGCTGACTGTAAA
Protein-coding sequences here:
- the ihfB gene encoding integration host factor subunit beta; the protein is MTKSELIERIVTHQGLLSSKDVELAIKTMLEQMSQCLATGDRIEIRGFGSFSLHYRAPRVGRNPKTGQSVSLDGKFVPHFKPGKELRDRVNEDEE
- a CDS encoding SDR family oxidoreductase, producing MSRILLTGASGFVGRAVLERLSSVSAHQLTVAIRKPLQGLAVTTNAAQISQIDGATDWTRILPDCDVVIHAAARVHVMQELSVDPLATFRKVNVEGTLNLARQAAQRGVRRFIFISSIKVNGEETSLDVPYTADSELLPLDPYGISKMEAEKGLVTIASQTGMEVVIIRPPLVYGPGVKANFLTMMQWLYKGVPLPFGSIHNRRSLVALDNLVDLIITCINHPKAANQVFLVSDGDDLSTTALMRKMGDALGKPARLLPVSSGVLTFFADLLGKASLSQRLCGSLQVDITKNRELLGWTPPVNVDSALILTAKYFLEGRS
- a CDS encoding glycosyltransferase family 4 protein yields the protein MVIWWLMLAVLGISLFLTWGLRRYALTRSLMDIPNHRSSHSVPTPRGGGVAIVLSFLVAAPFLSFFSDLSWSFIWTLWGAGGLIAVVGFLDDHGHIAARWRLVAHFSAAIWAMFWMRGLPPVQLLGVDFDLSWFGHLLAVFYLVWMLNLYNFMDGIDGIASVQAVTACLGACLIYWLAGDTSLIWSPLLLAMAVLGFLYWNFPPARIFMGDAGSGFLGLVLGILSIQAAWVSSRFLWVWVILLGVFIVDATFTLMRRLLRGDKVYEAHRSHAYQFASRQFGRHLPVTLAVMAINIFWLLPIAICVGLFDLDGFMGTVLAYAPLVFLAARFNAGGLERPA
- a CDS encoding nucleoside-diphosphate sugar epimerase/dehydratase, with product MDKIRTRLLRLPRRQKRVLQVITDIFLVWVALWMAFVVRLGFDDLSNPFVVHFWLFASAPVVAIPFFIKFGMYRAVMRYFGNDALIAIVKAVTLSALVLALVVYLYSNHQTVVPRSIVFNYWWLSMIMIGGLRLVMRQYFLGDWFTAAQHVPFTNRDDGLPKVAIYGAGAAGNQLVAALRLGRLMRPVAFIDDDSSIADRMIAGLQVYKPKHLQQMIDDTGAEEILLAIPSSTRSRRREILGFLEGFPLHVRSVPGFMDLASGRVKVDDIQEVDIADLLGRDSVPAQRDLLAHCIQGQAVLVTGAGGSIGSELCRQILSLNPTTLILFEHSEFNLYSILSELEQRRTREALTVKLLPILGSVRNFDKLLSVMKTWNVATVYHAAAYKHVPMVEHNIAEGVLNNVIGTLNTAEAALQSGVANFVLISTDKAVRPTNVMGSTKRLAELTLQALSKELAPVLFNDPSNISRVNKTRFTMVRFGNVLGSSGSVIPLFHKQIKAGGPLTVTHPKITRYFMTIPEAAQLVIQAGSMGQGGDVFVLDMGEPVKIVELAEKMIHLSGLSIRSEKNPHGDIAIEFTGLRPGEKLYEELLIGDNVVATQHPMIMSANEDHLPWDSLKAKLSELLAALDADDYARVRQLLRETVSGYTPDGEIVDWVYQQQRLKP